One window from the genome of Montipora foliosa isolate CH-2021 chromosome 5, ASM3666993v2, whole genome shotgun sequence encodes:
- the LOC138003700 gene encoding UDP-glucuronosyltransferase 2B20-like isoform X1, translating to MFSVIVVIFLCVGFQPVQSSHVVGMANFDYISHNRVLWKLGKELTIRGHKYTQILPSCAKETYKDIDVKMFNTSITNEHLEQVLLNLMKMGDLQSISAALELLNFFSDGGLYSLVERFCEDLFKEAALIAELKKTVDLVLCDASNMCCFILAEMMNVSRVDVWPVGFGGAFGSFYLGSPQGAVYLTQETSSEPNHPATFSFTNRLLSYLSSLAFRYAISNYVPVKLWNKYAKANSKHDDAFDALKPHGIVLIPHEFALEYPRPLQVHVKVIGPVLPEPPLDLPDELNKFMTENNQVVLVSFGTTLSNYRPELVQSIADGLSQLSVAVLWKYSGDMPNNIGSNIKIVSWIPQNDILGHPSTKLFVTHCGLNSFLESVYHSVPMVAIPLFGDQHRQATIVKVKGLGVSLDKNVMRSDDLAKAVLEVFLNKQYRYNSEIISAIIKDRKRSPSEEGADWIEYALRHDGAVHLISEAIDLPEYQLYMFDVFLFFLVLLHVVIFMLVYLCCCICRQTKITSKVKQN from the coding sequence ATGTTTTCTGTTATTGTTGTAATATTTCTCTGTGTTGGCTTCCAACCTGTGCAAAGCAGTCATGTGGTAGgtatggcaaattttgattaTATCAGCCACAATCGCGTATTATGGAAACTTGGGAAAGAACTTACGATAAGAGGACACAAGTATACCCAAATTCTACCAAGCTGTGCTAAGGAAACATACAAGGATATCGACGTGAAAATGTTTAACACATCGATAACTAACGAACACCTCGAACAAGTCTTGTTAAACTTAATGAAAATGGGTGATCTTCAGAGCATTTCTGCAGCATTGGAATTGCTAAATTTTTTTAGCGACGGTGGTTTATATTCCTTGGTGGAGAGATTCTGTGAAGATTTGTTTAAAGAAGCAGCACTGATTGCAGAACTGAAGAAAACAGTCGATTTAGTTCTTTGCGATGCTTCCAACATGTGTTGTTTCATATTGGCTGAAATGATGAATGTTTCCCGTGTTGATGTTTGGCCTGTGGGATTTGGTGGAGCATTTGGTTCGTTTTATCTTGGTTCACCTCAAGGAGCGGTCTACCTCACTCAAGAGACGTCATCCGAGCCAAATCACCCAGCCACCTTTTCATTCACGAACCGACTGCTAAGTTACTTATCTTCCCTTGCATTTAGGTACGCTATTAGCAATTATGTTCCTGTGAAGCTGTGGAACAAATATGCAAAAGCAAACTCCAAACATGATGATGCATTTGATGCCTTGAAGCCTCATGGAATTGTTCTCATTCCTCATGAGTTTGCACTGGAATACCCACGCCCTCTTCAAGTCCATGTTAAAGTAATCGGTCCAGTCTTGCCTGAACCACCACTGGACTTGCCTGATGAGTTAAACAAGTTCATGACGGAAAATAACCAGGTGGTTCTTGTGTCTTTTGGTACCACTTTATCAAATTACCGTCCAGAACTAGTACAAAGTATTGCAGATGGATTAAGCCAATTGTCTGTAGCCGTTTTGTGGAAATATTCTGGGGATATGCCAAATAACATTGGAAGTAACATCAAGATTGTGTCATGGATTCCTCAAAATGATATCTTGGGACATCCATCTACCAAGCTTTTTGTTACCCATTGTGGACTAAATAGCTTTCTGGAAAGTGTATACCACAGTGTACCAATGGTAGCAATACCATTATTTGGTGACCAGCACAGACAGGCAACTATTGTCAAAGTGAAAGGACTTGGTGTCAGCTTAGATAAGAATGTAATGAGGTCTGACGACCTGGCAAAAGCAGTTCTGGAAGTTTTTCTGAATAAACAATACAGATACAATTCTGAGATTATTTCAGCAATAATAAAAGATAGAAAGCGGTCGCCAAGTGAGGAAGGTGCAGACTGGATTGAGTATGCATTACGACATGATGGAGCAGTTCACTTGATCAGTGAGGCCATTGACTTACCTGAATATCAATTGTACATGTTTgatgtctttttgttttttttggttctgttgcatgttgttatttttatgcTTGTATATCTTTGCTGTTGTATTTGCCGGCAGACAAAAATCACATCAAAAGTGAAGCAAAATTAG
- the LOC138003700 gene encoding UDP-glucuronosyltransferase 2B20-like isoform X2, producing MWYAISNYVPVKLWNKYAKANSKHDDAFDALKPHGIVLIPHEFALEYPRPLQVHVKVIGPVLPEPPLDLPDELNKFMTENNQVVLVSFGTTLSNYRPELVQSIADGLSQLSVAVLWKYSGDMPNNIGSNIKIVSWIPQNDILGHPSTKLFVTHCGLNSFLESVYHSVPMVAIPLFGDQHRQATIVKVKGLGVSLDKNVMRSDDLAKAVLEVFLNKQYRYNSEIISAIIKDRKRSPSEEGADWIEYALRHDGAVHLISEAIDLPEYQLYMFDVFLFFLVLLHVVIFMLVYLCCCICRQTKITSKVKQN from the exons ATGTG GTACGCTATTAGCAATTATGTTCCTGTGAAGCTGTGGAACAAATATGCAAAAGCAAACTCCAAACATGATGATGCATTTGATGCCTTGAAGCCTCATGGAATTGTTCTCATTCCTCATGAGTTTGCACTGGAATACCCACGCCCTCTTCAAGTCCATGTTAAAGTAATCGGTCCAGTCTTGCCTGAACCACCACTGGACTTGCCTGATGAGTTAAACAAGTTCATGACGGAAAATAACCAGGTGGTTCTTGTGTCTTTTGGTACCACTTTATCAAATTACCGTCCAGAACTAGTACAAAGTATTGCAGATGGATTAAGCCAATTGTCTGTAGCCGTTTTGTGGAAATATTCTGGGGATATGCCAAATAACATTGGAAGTAACATCAAGATTGTGTCATGGATTCCTCAAAATGATATCTTGGGACATCCATCTACCAAGCTTTTTGTTACCCATTGTGGACTAAATAGCTTTCTGGAAAGTGTATACCACAGTGTACCAATGGTAGCAATACCATTATTTGGTGACCAGCACAGACAGGCAACTATTGTCAAAGTGAAAGGACTTGGTGTCAGCTTAGATAAGAATGTAATGAGGTCTGACGACCTGGCAAAAGCAGTTCTGGAAGTTTTTCTGAATAAACAATACAGATACAATTCTGAGATTATTTCAGCAATAATAAAAGATAGAAAGCGGTCGCCAAGTGAGGAAGGTGCAGACTGGATTGAGTATGCATTACGACATGATGGAGCAGTTCACTTGATCAGTGAGGCCATTGACTTACCTGAATATCAATTGTACATGTTTgatgtctttttgttttttttggttctgttgcatgttgttatttttatgcTTGTATATCTTTGCTGTTGTATTTGCCGGCAGACAAAAATCACATCAAAAGTGAAGCAAAATTAG